A section of the Verrucomicrobiia bacterium genome encodes:
- a CDS encoding anion transporter produces the protein MDEQTRRELIAILVFAFTYLLISGRRLKILPLNRPAAALLGTVLMVAGGVMTPEEAYRAVDYNTLVLLLGMMLISAYLYMAGFFDWAADWILRVARTPQRLLLYLITASGVLSALLVNDTVCLMLTPLVVRVMVRGGLPLVPYLLALAMSANLGSVATLVGNPQNMIIGLQSKIPFARFAASMIPVAVLGVAMAYITLSVGFRKVLKDARITVPAEPPPPLDRRLTAVCGITLALVFGGFLAGLDLAWTALGGGAVVMVLGRRDTHEALKQVDWHLLVFFAALFVVVEGLNSTGLPDQIYERLRPLFGQTVNSQAWNFAWFSVAGSNIFSNVPFVLVAGKWMPQFAHPELMWKVMALATTFAGNLTLLGSVANLIVVESARKHVEVGFWDYAKYGIPVTVVSTVAGMALLLWWH, from the coding sequence ATGGACGAGCAAACGCGGCGCGAATTGATCGCGATTTTAGTATTTGCCTTTACGTATCTGCTGATCAGCGGGCGGCGGTTGAAGATTCTGCCGTTGAACCGTCCGGCGGCGGCGTTGCTGGGGACGGTGTTGATGGTGGCGGGGGGGGTGATGACGCCGGAGGAGGCGTACCGGGCGGTGGATTACAACACGCTGGTGCTGCTGCTGGGGATGATGTTGATTTCGGCCTATTTGTACATGGCCGGTTTTTTTGACTGGGCGGCGGACTGGATACTGCGGGTGGCGCGGACGCCGCAGCGGTTGCTGCTGTATTTGATCACGGCGTCGGGGGTGTTGTCGGCGTTGCTGGTGAACGACACGGTGTGCCTGATGCTGACGCCGCTGGTGGTGCGGGTGATGGTGCGGGGTGGGTTGCCGCTGGTGCCGTACCTGCTGGCTTTGGCGATGAGCGCCAATTTGGGGAGCGTGGCCACGCTGGTGGGGAATCCGCAGAACATGATCATCGGGCTGCAATCCAAGATTCCGTTTGCGCGGTTTGCGGCGTCCATGATTCCGGTGGCGGTGCTGGGGGTGGCGATGGCGTATATCACGTTGAGTGTGGGATTTCGGAAGGTGTTGAAGGACGCCCGCATCACGGTGCCGGCGGAGCCGCCGCCGCCACTGGACCGGCGGTTGACGGCCGTTTGTGGCATTACTTTGGCGCTGGTGTTTGGGGGCTTTCTGGCGGGGCTGGATCTGGCGTGGACGGCGCTGGGGGGCGGGGCGGTGGTGATGGTGCTGGGGCGGCGGGACACGCACGAGGCGTTGAAGCAGGTGGACTGGCATTTGCTGGTTTTTTTTGCGGCGTTGTTTGTGGTGGTGGAGGGCTTGAACAGCACGGGGCTGCCGGATCAGATTTATGAGCGGCTGCGGCCGTTGTTTGGGCAGACGGTGAACAGCCAGGCGTGGAATTTTGCGTGGTTCAGCGTGGCAGGCTCCAACATATTTTCCAACGTGCCGTTTGTGCTGGTGGCGGGGAAGTGGATGCCGCAGTTTGCGCATCCGGAGCTGATGTGGAAGGTGATGGCGCTGGCGACGACGTTTGCGGGCAACCTGACGCTGCTGGGGTCGGTGGCCAATTTGATTGTGGTGGAGTCAGCGCGGAAGCATGTGGAGGTGGGATTTTGGGACTACGCCAAATACGGCATTCCTGTGACGGTGGTTTCGACGG